The following proteins are encoded in a genomic region of Rhodospirillaceae bacterium:
- a CDS encoding aldo/keto reductase: MRYNTLGETNIKVSEICLGSMTWGTQNSYAEARAQIDLAIECGVNFIDTAELYPTTPLSAETQGKTEAIIGEYINERKCRNDLVLATKVAGSGVSHIRNGDKISRDTITEALEQSLTRLQTDYIDLYQLHWPNRGHYHFRKSWHYNPTPVDRSSHDSEVAEILETLQKHVDAGKIRNIGLSNETAWGTSAFLQISGSKTLPRIVSIQNEYSLICRWFDLDLAELSLNEKVGLLAYSPLAAGILTGKYLKGKIPEGSRATIKPGLDGRLTEHLNLPVQSYVNLAESHGIAPAQMALSFCLARPFMTSVIIGATTQEQLKSALTSTEIRLNDDTLREIQNIYRQYPAPM, translated from the coding sequence ATGCGTTACAATACTTTGGGAGAAACCAATATCAAGGTGAGTGAAATTTGTCTGGGCTCCATGACCTGGGGGACACAAAACAGTTATGCTGAAGCACGAGCCCAAATTGATCTAGCAATCGAATGTGGGGTAAATTTTATCGACACCGCTGAGCTGTACCCGACAACTCCTTTATCTGCCGAAACACAAGGAAAAACAGAGGCCATCATTGGCGAATATATAAACGAGAGAAAGTGCAGGAATGACCTCGTACTAGCCACAAAAGTTGCGGGGTCTGGAGTCTCACACATCAGGAACGGCGATAAAATAAGTCGCGACACTATAACCGAGGCGTTAGAGCAAAGTCTAACTAGACTACAGACTGATTATATTGACCTATACCAACTACATTGGCCAAACCGTGGCCATTATCATTTCAGGAAGAGCTGGCACTACAACCCCACCCCCGTAGACAGATCTTCTCACGATTCAGAAGTTGCTGAGATTCTAGAAACCTTACAAAAACACGTTGACGCAGGTAAGATCAGAAATATTGGCCTATCAAATGAAACGGCCTGGGGAACAAGTGCCTTTTTGCAGATATCTGGCTCCAAAACATTACCACGGATAGTAAGCATTCAAAACGAATATAGCCTGATTTGCAGATGGTTTGACTTGGATCTGGCAGAATTATCGTTGAATGAGAAGGTGGGCCTTCTGGCCTACTCGCCTCTAGCGGCCGGCATACTGACTGGAAAATATCTCAAGGGGAAAATACCTGAAGGCTCCCGAGCAACCATAAAACCCGGCTTAGATGGACGCCTAACGGAACATTTGAATCTGCCGGTTCAATCGTATGTTAACCTGGCTGAATCACATGGAATTGCACCTGCACAGATGGCCCTTTCCTTTTGTTTGGCACGGCCATTCATGACCTCAGTAATAATAGGAGCCACAACACAAGAACAGCTCAAATCAGCTCTGACCTCGACGGAAATAAGGCTAAACGATGATACACTAAGAGAAATCCAAAATATCTATCGACAATATCCCGCGCCGATGTAG
- a CDS encoding short-chain dehydrogenase, translated as MFDLGLRDKVAVITGGSDGLGLATAERLATEGAKVVICARREDHLMRAAEGIINRTGAEVLAVRADVSVAADIEQLIDSAVRQYGGVDILVNNAGKSAAAGLEDVTDEEWQXDINLKVMGAVRACRRVIPIMRERGGGAIVNATIVGGKAPAAKALPTSVSRAAGINLTKSLANQYAEVGVRVNTVCIGLLKSEQWVRRAGNKDPQDLYKELSVQVPLGRVGESEEYADLVAFLVSDRASYITGVAVNIDGGMSAXV; from the coding sequence ATGTTTGATTTAGGATTGAGGGATAAAGTAGCAGTTATTACGGGCGGGAGTGATGGCTTGGGTTTGGCTACTGCTGAACGTCTAGCAACTGAGGGAGCAAAGGTAGTAATTTGTGCTCGTAGGGAAGATCATTTGATGAGAGCGGCGGAGGGAATTATAAACCGAACGGGCGCGGAAGTTCTTGCCGTCAGGGCGGATGTGTCGGTTGCCGCGGATATTGAGCAGCTCATTGATTCGGCTGTGCGCCAGTATGGTGGGGTAGATATACTCGTAAATAACGCTGGGAAATCGGCAGCAGCAGGCCTAGAAGATGTTACCGATGAGGAGTGGCAGGANGATATAAATTTAAAGGTGATGGGAGCTGTCCGTGCATGTCGAAGGGTAATCCCTATTATGCGTGAACGTGGCGGTGGGGCCATAGTAAATGCTACCATAGTTGGGGGTAAGGCACCGGCTGCTAAGGCTCTCCCGACCTCTGTGAGCCGTGCAGCTGGTATAAATTTAACCAAGTCCCTNGCTAATCAATATGCGGAAGTTGGGGTCCGGGTTAATACAGTATGCATTGGCTTGCTGAAGAGCGAACAGTGGGTTCGGCGAGCTGGGAACAAGGATCCGCAAGATCTTTACAAAGAATTATCAGTTCAGGTGCCACTCGGGAGGGTCGGGGAATCCGAGGAATATGCAGATTTGGTGGCCTTTCTGGTCTCTGATAGAGCCTCTTACATCACTGGGGTCGCTGTGAATATTGATGGAGGCATGTCAGCGNCCGTGTAA